A window from Gemmobacter sp. 24YEA27 encodes these proteins:
- a CDS encoding ParB N-terminal domain-containing protein, with product MTSKGNRFGITPSDLPSAPTRRSREPGPMGVAVRESAASAQEASEGLIEQRRQNATDAKELRAAREEGRVLVALPLDQIASDALPRDRLDLDLVATGDEMDELKASLRERGQREPVDVFIDASGVYQLKTGWRRLTALRQLSTETSDPRFATILARVTVAGPDRAELYVDMVEENVIRQDLTFAEMAQIAVQLAQDPQAGINGTDEAVSRLFRSLHKVKRAYIRSFVTLVSSLGETLIFPKAVPRDLGVDVARRLVSLGEDSVADLRGRLAAVSSAEDQTAVLRSFLGAPEGARARLSQPQAAERQKFEFHVGESKVTARKGEFRIKAAVDFASVERRVLERAVKAFHAALSSGD from the coding sequence GTGACCAGCAAGGGCAATCGTTTCGGGATCACTCCGTCGGATCTGCCGTCCGCGCCAACGCGGCGCAGCCGTGAGCCGGGCCCGATGGGCGTTGCGGTGCGCGAGAGCGCGGCCAGCGCACAAGAGGCCAGCGAGGGTCTGATTGAGCAGCGCCGCCAGAATGCGACGGATGCCAAAGAACTGCGGGCAGCACGCGAAGAGGGCAGGGTGCTGGTGGCATTGCCGCTGGATCAGATTGCCAGTGATGCGCTGCCGCGTGACCGGCTTGATTTGGATTTGGTGGCCACCGGCGACGAGATGGATGAGCTGAAGGCCTCGCTGCGCGAGCGGGGCCAGCGTGAGCCGGTCGATGTCTTTATCGATGCCTCCGGGGTCTATCAGCTGAAGACCGGCTGGCGCCGATTGACCGCTTTGCGACAGCTGTCAACGGAAACCAGCGATCCGCGCTTTGCGACCATCCTGGCCCGCGTGACAGTCGCTGGCCCTGACCGGGCAGAGCTTTATGTCGACATGGTGGAAGAGAACGTCATCCGGCAAGATCTGACTTTTGCGGAAATGGCGCAGATTGCTGTGCAGCTGGCACAGGACCCGCAGGCCGGGATCAATGGCACGGATGAGGCGGTGTCGCGGCTGTTCCGCTCGCTGCACAAGGTCAAGCGCGCCTATATCCGCAGCTTTGTTACGCTGGTCAGCAGCCTCGGCGAGACGCTCATCTTTCCCAAGGCGGTGCCGCGCGATCTGGGTGTGGATGTCGCACGCCGACTTGTGTCTTTGGGTGAGGATAGCGTGGCCGATCTGCGTGGCAGGCTTGCCGCTGTTTCATCCGCAGAGGATCAGACGGCGGTGCTGCGATCCTTTTTGGGAGCGCCAGAGGGCGCGCGCGCGCGGCTTTCGCAGCCTCAGGCGGCGGAGCGCCAGAAGTTTGAGTTCCACGTCGGCGAGTCGAAAGTTACGGCGCGAAAAGGAGAGTTCCGGATCAAGGCGGCAGTCGATTTTGCGTCAGTCGAGCGTCGTGTGCTGGAGCGGGCGGTAAAGGCGTTTCACGCGGCACTTTCCTCAGGGGACTGA
- a CDS encoding AAA family ATPase, producing MRDYSYLQDMNERSLAQQAAVRRATFSPSEVKTLRPFSIWEISTFMFDVPADTLRKKLAEDPSLPQGTVEDDGRQRWFSLQEINELRRRIRFRGRAMLPERPKGRALRVAVSNFKGGVGKTVVAQHLANAAALDGYRVLVVDFDPQATLTHSMGLVEVKEWNTVWGIMCRDLCREADRIMETYDDPADCPYPAADELPKDVQEIGLMRAQDFIQNTSWPTIDIIPSCANAAFVEFASAQYRSLHKAWSFFGCVARYLDELPEDQYDLVIFDCPPAIGYQSLNAAFAADVLYIPSGPGYWEYDSTTSFLGQLGDALQEISVGFEKIASDAGITLPKAFLDVRLLMTRFESANPLHTAMLEAFRNVFGADVCQSPIEMTRAVEQSGRFQMSVYEQDYREMTRETWKRARLSFDNAYQEFKLTVLASWKARNTAKEARK from the coding sequence ATGCGCGATTACAGCTATTTGCAGGACATGAACGAGCGCAGCCTTGCGCAACAGGCTGCAGTGCGTCGGGCGACCTTTTCACCATCAGAGGTGAAAACGCTGCGGCCGTTCTCGATCTGGGAGATTTCAACCTTCATGTTCGATGTGCCTGCTGACACGTTGCGCAAGAAGCTGGCCGAAGATCCCTCGCTGCCACAGGGGACGGTCGAGGATGACGGGCGGCAGCGCTGGTTCTCGCTGCAAGAGATCAATGAGCTGCGGCGTCGCATCCGCTTTCGGGGCCGCGCAATGTTGCCCGAGCGTCCAAAGGGCCGCGCGCTGAGAGTTGCTGTATCGAACTTCAAGGGCGGGGTCGGCAAGACCGTCGTGGCGCAGCACCTGGCGAATGCGGCGGCGCTGGATGGCTACCGCGTGCTGGTGGTCGATTTTGATCCGCAGGCCACGCTGACACATTCGATGGGTCTGGTTGAGGTGAAAGAGTGGAACACGGTCTGGGGCATCATGTGCCGTGATCTGTGCCGCGAGGCCGACCGCATCATGGAAACCTATGACGACCCGGCAGACTGCCCCTACCCCGCCGCAGATGAGCTGCCGAAAGATGTGCAGGAAATCGGCCTGATGCGGGCGCAGGATTTCATTCAGAATACCTCCTGGCCCACAATCGACATCATCCCCTCATGCGCCAACGCAGCTTTTGTTGAATTCGCCAGTGCCCAGTATCGCTCTCTGCACAAGGCCTGGTCATTCTTTGGCTGTGTCGCGCGCTACCTCGATGAACTGCCTGAAGACCAGTATGACCTTGTGATCTTCGACTGCCCGCCCGCCATCGGTTACCAGTCGCTGAACGCGGCCTTTGCGGCAGACGTGCTCTACATCCCGTCGGGGCCGGGGTACTGGGAATATGACTCGACCACGTCATTCCTCGGCCAGCTGGGGGATGCGCTGCAAGAGATCAGCGTCGGCTTTGAGAAGATCGCATCGGATGCAGGGATCACCCTGCCCAAGGCTTTCCTCGATGTGAGGCTTCTGATGACACGGTTTGAGAGCGCCAACCCCTTGCATACCGCGATGCTGGAGGCGTTCCGCAACGTGTTCGGCGCGGATGTTTGCCAGAGCCCGATTGAAATGACCCGCGCCGTCGAACAATCCGGCAGGTTCCAGATGTCGGTCTACGAACAGGACTACCGTGAGATGACCCGCGAGACCTGGAAACGTGCCCGGCTGTCTTTTGACAATGCCTATCAGGAATTCAAGCTTACCGTTCTTGCGTCCTGGAAGGCCCGCAATACCGCAAAGGAGGCCAGGAAGTGA